A window from Streptomyces sp. NBC_00271 encodes these proteins:
- a CDS encoding acyl carrier protein, giving the protein MAHAPWNAKFEDVLRQGLPGLGKDKEPAADVPMEAYGLDSMALIGIVSALESAFRVSLAGQIVVPVHALSAGQLWGILSAALAPAWDESRPAAAARRTRDLGPWAVA; this is encoded by the coding sequence ATGGCCCACGCACCGTGGAACGCGAAGTTCGAGGACGTCCTGCGCCAGGGCCTGCCGGGGCTCGGCAAGGACAAGGAGCCCGCCGCCGACGTCCCGATGGAGGCCTACGGGCTGGACTCCATGGCGCTCATCGGCATCGTCAGCGCGCTGGAGTCCGCGTTCCGCGTCAGCCTCGCCGGCCAGATCGTCGTCCCGGTGCACGCCCTGAGCGCCGGCCAGCTCTGGGGCATCCTCTCCGCCGCGCTGGCCCCGGCATGGGACGAGAGCCGGCCCGCCGCGGCCGCACGCCGCACGCGCGACCTGGGCCCCTGGGCCGTGGCCTGA